The region ACATTGGCCATTTTTTTGCCGTTAACAAAAATCAATCCCTGCGTTACCAGGGTTTCGGATTTGCGGCGGGAAGCGACGCCCGCTTCGGAAAGGAATTTGGAAATTTTTATCGTAGACATCGTTCGATTTATGAATGGCTGTAATAAAAAACGCAGTTGATGGGAATTTCTGCGGATATTAATTGACGGCGATTGCGGGCGCGGTGACTTGAGCGCCGGCAAGCGACTCGGCTTTCTTGGCGGCAAGTTTTTCGATGGCGGCGACAGTTTCGTTGATTTTTCCTCTTTTATTGATGACAACATGATCATAACGATCATGGTATTGCCACCACATTTCGCGGTCGCGGGCGAGTTTCATCAAAAATTTTTCTTCGGAAGCGTTCGGATCGCGGCGGAAATATTGTTCCCGCAACTGGTCCCAGTCTTCGGGCGCGATATAAACAGTAATGGTTTTTCCCAAAATGCATTCAGCCATTTCCGGCATATTTTCCCTGATGATGCTTTTAATATGCGCCATCGCGTATTCGTCAACCTGCCAAATCACATTTTTTCCGCTTAATATCGCCGCAACCGCTTCTTTGCTTCCTCCTTTGTATTCTCCGGGCCTTACTTCGACATATTCGAGATATTTGCCCTCCTTGATTCGTTGCTTAAATTCTTCTTTGGTATAAAAATTATGATGAACGCCGTTTATTTCTCCTTCGCGGGGCAAGCGGCTGGTATCGGTGACGATTTTGTGGAATCCCGGATTTCTTTTTAAAAAGAGTTCTTTGGCGGTATCTTTTCCCACGCCGCTGGGGCCGGTGATAACAAGCAAAATTCCCTGGCACTTGGTGCAGTTTTTAGCAAAAAACAGCGATTGGAATAATTTTGCGATCATTGTTTTCCCGCGACGATTATAAAAAACAATCTCCCCGCATTTACACACGGGGGCAAAACCTTGAATAGTGATTTAACAATACCACTACCGCTATATTATATTTTGCCTTTTTTAAAAAATATGTCAAGGCCTTTGCGGTTTTGCGGTTTTGTTTGCAAAGGCGGGTTTTTTTGCTAAGTTGGATTAACCGGTTATAATCAGGCGAAAATGAGACAACGAATTGTAAAACTGGTAAAAGTGTTATTGATAATGGCGGGCGCGCTGATCGCGGCGGCGATTGTTTTTGACGCGATCGTCGTATTCTCCGAAAGAGGGATAATCCATAATAGAGTCGAAGATTTGCCTTCGGTTGACGCGGTTTTGGTGCTGGGCGCGGCGGTATACAGGAACGGCCAAATGAGCGCGATTTTTAACGATCGGGCGAGCGTGGCGCTGGAGGTTTATAAATCCGGGAAAGTTAAAAAGATTTTAGTGAGCGGAGATCACAGCCGCGGCGATTATGACGAGGTGAACATCGCCAAAAGATTCTTTTTAAAAAACGGCGTCCCCGGCGAAGATATATTCGTTGACTATGCCGGTTTTGACACTTATTCCAGCGTTTACCGCGCCAGAGAGATATTCCAAGTTCGATCGATGATTGTTTCCACGCAGAATTTTCATTTGCCGCGGGCGTTGTATTTGGCACGCCAACTGGGAATTGAGGCTCATGGTATCAGCGCGGATTTAAGATTGTATGATCTTGGTTATTATAATGTTTTGCGGGAAAACGCGGCGCGCGTTAAAGCTTTTTGGGATATTATAACCAATGCCCGGCCGCGTTATTTGGGCGGCATTATTCCAATTACCGGCGATGGCCGCGCTTCTTGGGACTAGAGGGTTTGTCGCCGAATTAGCTTCAACTGCAATTTCCATTTTTCGGCGGCAAAGAATTCATCATTCGTCGCCGGATTTAGCTTAAATATGCCTCCTCATTCTTCATTCTTTTCGCTCGAAAACCGAAAATTTCGTTCTGAAGCCAATTCGGCGACAGACCCTAGAGTGGCGCGCGGCGCTTGACATCTATGTTATAATGGTCTAACATTAAGTTATATATAAATAACATATTTCCGTTAAAAACAATAGCGGAGGATGATACAATATGAACCAAAAAACATTTTATACGGTTAGGATTGTTTTTGCGATGGTGATCGCGATGGTTTGTTCGATTTCGGTGACGCAGGGAAACTATATTTTGCCGATAATCATCGGCATAACCGCGGCATTCGCGCTGTATGCGATGAAAAAGAAGGTTAGCGGCGTATTGGCCGATGAACGCGATTACAATATCGCGGGCAACGCGGCGCGCTGGTCATTGAACCTTTACGCGGTTTTCGCGGCAATCGGATCAATGGTTTTGATGGCGGTCCGCGCCGGCAATCCGCAATTTGAACTGGCGGCGCAAATTTTGGCCTATTCGGCGTGCGCGTTGCTGATCGCGCAAAGCTTGTTGTTCAAATATTTTCAAAATCGCGAATGAAATTCACAACAAAAATAAAAGAATACCGCCAGCGGAAAAATCTGACTCAAGAGGATTTGGCCAATATCGTCAATGTCCGGCGCGAAACCATTGTTTTTTTGGAGCAGGGCAAATATGTGCCGTCGCTGAAACTGGCGCACGATATCGCGCATGTTTTTGGAAAATCAATTGAGGGAATTTTTTTCTTTGATTGAATATTTTTTTGCTTTACATTTTTCATTTTTAGTTTTACGCTTTTAGCATGCCCGAACTACCGGAAGTTGAAACAATCAGGCGGCAGTTAAATGACGCGGTGGTTGGCAAAACAATCGGCCGGGTGGAAATTTTGGAGCCCAAAATTTTCATCGGCGATCAAAAGTCCATTACCGGCCAAAAAATTGCCGGCATTGGCCGCGTTGCCAAGGTTTTACGCATATTTCTTGAAAACGGCAGCGCGATTTTGGCGCATTTCAAGTTAAACGGCCAATTTCTTCTGGACACGGGAAAGGAAAAATTCGACACGCGGTTTACGCGCGCGATTTTGCATTTTGACGACGGATCGAGTTTGCTTTTCAACGATCCGCGCAAATTCGCGTGGATGAAGGTGATGAAAAATTTCAAGGAAGAAAAAACCGGCGCGATCGAACCATTTAAGGATAACTTCAATTTGGAAAATTTTTCAAGCATCATTTCCAAAACCCGCAAACCGATCAAGATATTGTTGATGGATCAGGAAAAGATCGGCGGCATCGGTAATATCTATGCCAATGAATCGCTGTTTGCCGCCGGGATTGATCCGTTTCGGCCCGCCAATTCGCTTGAATCCGAAGAAATAAAAAAGCTTTACCGGGCCATTCCGAAAATTCTGCAAAAAGCCATTGACTGCAAGGGTTCGTCGGGTAAAGATGAATGGTACCGGCAGCTGAACGGCCGGACCGGCGGTTATCAGGAACATTTTTTGGTTTACCAGCGCGACGGCCAAAAATGCCCGAAAAAATGCGGTGGCGAAATCAAGCGCGCCAAACAAGGCGGCCGCAGTACTTTTTACTGTTCAAAATGTCAGAAATAAAGTAAAATAAATACCCCGACATCAATGTATCTTTTTATTTTTGATTTTGTTTTTGCGTTAGTCGGGAATAGAATAAAAAAATATGAAAAACATTAAATCAATTTTATTCTTTGTTTTCGTGGTCGGGCTATCGGCGGTGGCGATGGATATGCAGGCGCAAGCCGAGATTCAGCGGCAATTGGACGGCGTTTCGTCAACGCTTGATGCCGCGGCCGCGCAAATTGCCAGCGTTAAAGAAAAAGGCGTTGTCCAAACCGTTTGGGACAACGCAACCGCGCCGATTGCGGCCATCTGGCAACAAATCACCGGAATTTTCGGCCAATTATCATCGATATTTTCCACCGTTTCCAAATAATCAAATATGGATAATTTACAGAGGGATTATAGGTTTGTCAGCTATACCGGTTCGCTTTGCAATGAATGTTTGAAAAAGATTGATGCCAAGATTGCCGAGAAAAACGGCAAGATTTATATTCTAAAAAACTGCCCCGAGCACGGGCAGTTTTGCGAGTTGTTGGAAGAAGATGCCGGCTTCTATTTAAACCACGGTGATTATGACAAGCCGGGAA is a window of Candidatus Nealsonbacteria bacterium DGGOD1a DNA encoding:
- a CDS encoding YdcF family protein → MRQRIVKLVKVLLIMAGALIAAAIVFDAIVVFSERGIIHNRVEDLPSVDAVLVLGAAVYRNGQMSAIFNDRASVALEVYKSGKVKKILVSGDHSRGDYDEVNIAKRFFLKNGVPGEDIFVDYAGFDTYSSVYRAREIFQVRSMIVSTQNFHLPRALYLARQLGIEAHGISADLRLYDLGYYNVLRENAARVKAFWDIITNARPRYLGGIIPITGDGRASWD
- a CDS encoding DUF2178 domain-containing protein is translated as MNQKTFYTVRIVFAMVIAMVCSISVTQGNYILPIIIGITAAFALYAMKKKVSGVLADERDYNIAGNAARWSLNLYAVFAAIGSMVLMAVRAGNPQFELAAQILAYSACALLIAQSLLFKYFQNRE
- a CDS encoding helix-turn-helix transcriptional regulator, translating into MKFTTKIKEYRQRKNLTQEDLANIVNVRRETIVFLEQGKYVPSLKLAHDIAHVFGKSIEGIFFFD
- the mutM gene encoding DNA-formamidopyrimidine glycosylase codes for the protein MPELPEVETIRRQLNDAVVGKTIGRVEILEPKIFIGDQKSITGQKIAGIGRVAKVLRIFLENGSAILAHFKLNGQFLLDTGKEKFDTRFTRAILHFDDGSSLLFNDPRKFAWMKVMKNFKEEKTGAIEPFKDNFNLENFSSIISKTRKPIKILLMDQEKIGGIGNIYANESLFAAGIDPFRPANSLESEEIKKLYRAIPKILQKAIDCKGSSGKDEWYRQLNGRTGGYQEHFLVYQRDGQKCPKKCGGEIKRAKQGGRSTFYCSKCQK